ATCCAAAACGCAATACCCAAGCTAACATACTGAATAACATCACATATTTAATTCCAAATTTTCTTAAGAAAAAAGGAATTGCCAAAATAAATAAGGTTTCAGAAACTTGTGAAATAGACATGATTATTGCCGGATATCGAACAGCAATGGTATCTTTATAAATATCAACATTGGCAAAATCATGAATATAAGTATCTCCGTAAGCATTGGTCAACTGCAAGGCTGCTCCCAATAACATAGAAAATACGAAGAAAATAGCAAATTTTCGTTGTTTAAATAATTCGAAAGCATTCAATCCTAAAGCTTTTGTGAAAGAAGCGCTTTTCTCGCCTTTGCACATAGGAGGACATTTTGGTAAAGTAAATGCATAAACACCTAACAAAAATGCTACTACACCAGCAATATAAAACTGATTTGCAGAAGTTTCATTATGAGTTAAACTAACTACCCAAAGTGCAACAATAAAGCCTATTGTTCCCCAAATTCGAATGGGCGGATAATCTTTTACCACATCCATATCCTTTGCTTTTAAGGCATTATAGGCAACAGTAATTGATAAAGAAATCGTTGGCATGTAAAAAAACATATTAACCAACATCACCCAAAAAAAAGTAGTTGGATTATCGACTTGCGGTAAATAAAACAATGCTATGGCTCCAAGAAAATGAAGCAATCCGTATAGTTTTTCTGCGTTAATAAATCGATCCGAAATTATTCCGGTTAACGCAGGCATAAAAACAGAAGAAATTCCCATTGTAGAGAATATTATTCCAAACTCAGTCCCGGACCAATTCTTATTATTAAACCAATATGCCCCAATAGTAAGTAACCACGATCCCCATATAAAGAACTGAAGAAAGTTCATTATTACCAATCTATTTTTAATTCCCATAAGATGAATTGTATTTTATTTAAAAAATAGTAAGCCGTAAAACTACTATTAAAAATGGTATTGAACAAGTTTTATAAGGGATTAGTAACGTCATTTACCAATTCTAAAACAGCATCAAATTGTTCTTGTTTTGTAAGATATGAATTGTCAATTTCAATAGCATCATCCGCCATAACCAAAGGCGAATCTTCTCGATTTGTATCAATATAATCACGTTCTTCAACGTTTTTCAATACTTCTTCATAAGTAACGGGATCGCCTTTTTCCTGTAATTCATCAAAACGTCTTTGTGCTCTTGTATCTGCACCGGCTGTCATGAATATTTTGAGCTCAGCATCCGGAAAAACTACGGTTCCAATGTCTCTGCCATCCATGACTATTCCTTTATTTTTACCCATTTTTTGTTGTTGCTCCACTAATTTAGCGCGAACTTCTGAAATTTCAGCCACTTTACTCACAAAATTAGAAACTTCAATAGTTCGAATTTCAGTTTCTACGTTTGTTTCATTCAAATACATCTCAGCAAAACCTAAATCAGGATTAAATTTAAATTCTAATTTAATGAAAGGCAAACTGTTAATCAATGTTTCTTTATCAAAAAAATCAAGACTGATATAGCCGTTTTGCATCGCAAACAAAGCAACTGCGCGATACATTGCGCCTGTATCTACATATACATATCCCAATTTTTTGGCTAATTGTTTTGCCAAAGTACTTTTTCCGGTGGATGAAAATCCATCAATTGCAATAGTAATTTTTTTACTCAAAGTATGAAGTTTAAAGTTCTTAATTCTAAATTGATTCTCTGTTTTTTTATCGGATAAATTATTCCTGAAAATTTATTGTCAGTCCAAAAAGGCTTGTATTTCCAGCTAATGTGTATCTGGAATAGGAATAATTGAATTTCAATTTATTTAATTTTAATCCAAAACCTAACGAAACTCCGGAGAAATTGCGTTGTTCCAAAATTTTTAATTCTTCAGCTCTACGAAAATTGTAACCAACCCTGAGATTAAACGCTTTTTTAGGAAACAGTTCCGCCCCAAAAATAACGTGACGCAACGCATTATTAACAAATGATATTTTTTCTTCATCAGTATTGCCGTCAATTGAGTTTTCGGCACGTACAGGATTAGAAAAAGCAATATTCCATTGTTGTAAATTCTCTAAAGTAAGATGCCATCGTATGGGCACATTTTCTAGTTCTTGTGAAACACCGGCAATAATTTCTAAAGGTAATTTTTCGTTTGTTCCCGAGTATGTGGTAAATTGAGTTCCAATATTTCGAATAACTAATCCCCAATTTACATCGTTTCTTTCGTCTATAAAAAGTGCTCCAATATCTATGGCGCCTCCCAAAGAGCTATAACTTTCTAAATTCGAAGAAATCAATTTTGCATTCGCACCAATATGAATATCCGTGTTCGGAATATTGTAAGAATATCCTAATGAAAGCGCTATTTCACTACCTGAAAAACTACTGGTAGCCTGACCATTTTCATCGTAACCATCAAAATTTCCGTAATTCACATAATTAACTCCTGCCTGAAAAGTTTGCAAATGTCGGTCGTAAGTATAGGCGTAAGAAGCTGTTCCGTAGGTGACTTCTTTAAAATAACTTCCGTAATTTAATGCCAAATGATTGTCCATATCCGCATTTATAGTTGCCGGATTAAAATGTGCCTGATTCACATCGTCATCATAAATTGTGATTGTTTTTCCGCCTAAAGCTGCTTGTCTGGGAGATGTAATCAAATTCAGAAACTGATAGGTGTACTTCCCTCCTATTTGACTGTATGAAACAGAGCAAAAGAAGAATAAAAATACAAATAAGAGTTTTTTGAGCATGCTTTAAATCGCTATTTTAAAATAGTAAAACGCAATTGCGAAGATAAAATTATAAATACAATAATTGCGTGTTTGAAACTCACAATTGTAAATAAAAATTCCAAATTCTAAACTAAATAAATCTAGTTTTTGAATTTGGAATCTTATTTTAGTGCTTGTATTTATTAAGCTAAATCTTTCGCATTTTTAACTTTTTGAGTAGTCAACGCAATTTTCAGCACCTCACTCATTTCTTTTACGTAATGAAAAGTAAGTCCTTCGAGATATTCTGCTTTGATTTCATCAATATCACTTTTGTTTTCATGACATAAAATAATCTCTTTGATATTCGCTCTTTTGGCGGCCAAAATCTTTTCTTTTATTCCGCCAACCGGTAAAACTTTTCCACGCAAAGTGATTTCGCCTGTCATAGCAAGGTTTTTCTTAACTCTTTTTTGTGTCAACAAAGAAACCAAAGAAGTCAACATAGCAATTCCGGCACTTGGTCCGTCTTTTGGAGTAGCGCCCTCAGGAACGTGTAAGTGAATGTTATATTTTGAAAGTATATCAGGATTTAATCCTAATAATTCCGCATTTGCTTTAATGTATTCTAAAGCAATTGTAGCCGATTCTTTCATGACAGTACCTAGATTTCCTGTAATAGTCATTGCGCCTTTTCCTGGAGAAATCAAGGATTCTATAAATAGAATATCGCCTCCAACACTTGTCCAAGCCAATCCGGTAACAACACCGGCAACATCATTATTTTCGTATTTATCTCTTTCTAATCTTGGAACTCCTAAAACATTTATAATGTCTTCGTCAGTCACTTTTTTATTATAAGGTTCTTCCATAGCAACTGATTTTGCTGCGTTACGGATGATTTGAGCAATTTTGTTTTCAAGACCACGAACACCAGATTCTCTTGTGTAACCTTCAACGATTTTTTCTAATTGTTTTTTTCCAATGGTCAAATCCTTGCTCGTCAATCCGTGTGCAGCCAATTGTTTTGAAAATAAATGCTTACGTGCAATTTCAACTTTTTCTTCAATTGTATAACCGGACATTTTGATGATTTCCATTCGGTCTTTCAATGCCGGTTGAATCGCTGCCATATTATTAGACGTGGCAATAAACATCACTTTCGATAAATCGTAGCCCATTTCCAGGAAATTATCATAAAAAGCATTGTTTTGTTCCGGATCTAAAACTTCTAATAATGCTGATGACGGATCACCACTGTTACTGCTTGACAATTTATCTATTTCATCCAGAACAAATACTGGATTTGAAGTTCCTGCTTTCTTTAAACTTTGAATAATTCTTCCCGGCATGGCACCAATATAGGTTTTTCTATGTCCGCGAATTTCTGCTTCATCACGTAAACCTCCTAACGAAATACGCACATATTCTCTGCCTAAAGCTTCGGCTACAGATCGACCAATAGATGTTTTACCAACACCCGGAGGTCCTGTTAAACAGATTATTGGAGACTTCATGTCATTTCGAAGTTTAAGTACAGCCAAATGTTCAATCATTCTTTTCTTAACGTCTTCTAAACCAAAATGATCTTTATCTAAAACCTTTTGAGCATGTTTTAAATCGAAATTATCTTTCGAATATTCACCCCAAGGCAATTCTAAAAACAGTTCTAAATAGTTTCTTTGAATACCAAAATCAGGTGCCTGAGGATTCATTCGACGCATTTTTGATAATTCTTTTTCGAAATGAGTTTTAGTCTTTTCGTCCCATTTTTTGGTTTTAGCTTTCTGACTCATTTCGTCCATTTCTTCCTCCTGCGAAACGCCTCCCAATTCTTCTTGAATGGTTTTCATTTGCTGATGCAAGAAATATTCTCTTTGTTGTTGGTCTAAATCAAAACGAACTTTTGACTGAATATCATTTTTTAATTCTAATTTTTGAAACTCAACATTCATAAAACGCAAGGTTTCAAGAGCGCGTTCTTTCAAACCATTTATCGTCAATAAATCTTGTTTTTCCTTAACAGTCAAATTCATGTTAGAAGAAACAAAATTGATTAGAAACGACTTACTTTCAATATTTTTTATGGCAAATGTAGCTTCCGATGGAATATTTGGACTTTCCTGAATAATTTTGATAGCCAATTCTTTTAACGAATCGATTATGGCATTAAATTCAGTGTCATTTTTCTTTGGCCTTTTTTCAGAAACTTCTTTGATTGTAGCGGTGATATAAGGCTCTTCTGAAACTACTTCTGCAATTTCAAAACGTTTTTTTCCTTGAAGAATTACAGTAACATTTCCGTCAGGCATTTTAAGCACACGAAGAATTCTGGCCACCGTTCCTATTTTATTAATGTCGTCTTTTGAGGGATCTTCGTCTTCTTCATTAATTTGAGAAACCACTCCAATAACTTTTCCGGCTGCATTGGCGTCATTGATTAGTTTTATGGATTTATCTCTTCCTGCCGAAATTGGAATAACAACTCCAGGAAACAAAACCGTGTTGCGCAATGGCAAAATAGGTAATGAATCTGGTAATTCCTCGTTATTCATTTCCTCCTCATCTTCCGGAGTTAATAACGGGATTAATTCTGCTTCAGAATCAAATTCCTGAAGTGACAGATTGTCAATAGTGAGTATTTTGTGATTTGACATATTGTAATTGAGTCATTTTGTCATTAAACGTAAAAAACATTTAATACAAAGTTAGTGTATTTGTTCATTTATTTCCTTGTAAATCAAATAGTAATGTAACATTAATAAGTGATTTCTACCTATAAAATCAATCTTTATGCCATAATAAGAACGGTTATTTTATCTGGGTTCAAAAACAACTTTAAATACAATATGGTTTGAAAATATATTCCTTTTAAGCTCGATAGAAAACTAAATTTACCGTTTATATTTACAAAAGTGTAACAAATAAAAAAAAGTCAAGTCTATAGTATAAATCCCAATCAGTTGTTTGAGTTTGTCTAATCAAAATATCGAAGAATTAATTTTGCTTTGTAAGCAAAAAAATCAGCAAGCCCAATTCGAGGTTTACAATCGCTATTGTAAAGCGATGTATAATGTTGCGTATAGAATTGTGAAAGATGTACATTTTGCCGAAGATGTCATGCAGGAAGGCTTTTTGAAAGCGTTTACAAAAATAGAAGATTACAAACAAGAAGTGGCTTTTGGGGCTTGGTTGAAACGAATTATTGTGAATTGCAGCATTGATTTTTACAAAAAAAACAATCAGTTTCAACCCGAAGAATTAGAAAAAACATTGTCTAAAGTAGTAGAAACAACTTCGGATTTTACAGAAAATTTAAACTTTAATGATTTAAAAATCAAGCAGGTTTTAGATACTATTCAATCCTTAAAAGATAATTATCGAATGGTTTTGACTTTGTTTTTTATCGAAGGTTATGATCAAGAAGAAATCAGTGAAATTCTGAATATCAGTTATGCCAATTGCAGGACTACATTGAGCAGAGCAAAAGACAGTTTAAGAAAAAAATTACTAGAGATATGATACATGAAAATGAGAAATTAGACAAATTGTTTGAAAAATTTGATTCGCAATGGGACGTTCAAGAACCAGATAATAAACATGAAATTCGATTTTTAGACAAATTAAATTCGAAAACAAAAAAGAAATCCAAACGAAATTATTTTATTTCAATGGCAATCGCCGCATCTATTGTTGTATTACTGAGCATTTCTTTTTTTTACAACTCTAATGCAGAATCAAGTGAATTGAAATTTGCTTCGAAAGAAACTAAACAGACCGATTCAATTTTTACAGTTTTAATCGAAAAAGAATTAGAAAAAATAAAAGAGAAGAAATCACCTGAAAACGAAAAAATTATTGCGGATGCACTCAAGCAAATGAGAACTTTGGACAGTGATTATCAAAAAATAATCATGGAATTAGAAACGAACGGGGAAAGTAAACAAATTATTTACGCCATGATTAGCAACCTTCAAACCCGAATTTCTTTTTTACAAAACGTACTGCAGCATATTGAAGATAATGAAAACCGAAAAATAATTTCCGATGAAAAAACTATGTAATTTATTGATTTTATTAGTATTAATTCCATTTTTAGGTTTTTCAAATACTAATGATTTTACTTTTGTGAAGCAAAAAAGTATAAAGAAAGCGTATTTTGTCAATCTGGATGCGGGATTAAATATTGATAATTCTTATGGAACTATTTTTGTTACCACTTGGGATGAAGATAAAATTGAATTGGATATTTTGATAAAAGTAAGTGGCGATAGCGAAAATTGGGTAAACGAACGTATAAATGATATCAATGTTGACATTACCGCATTGAAAGGTTTGATTTCGGCCAAAACGGTAATTGCCAATTCAAGTTCTAAATACAAAGGTAAAAACAACAGTTTTGAAATTAATTATATCGTAAAAATTCCCAAAAACGGCAGTGTAAAACTCAATAATAAATATGGGAATATTACAACAACCGACCTTTTTGCCAATACCGATATCAATTGCAAATATGGAAAAATTAATTTGGGAAAGTTAAACGGAAATCGAAACGCAATTCTAATGCAATATTGTACCGATTCCAGTATTGATTTCTTGAAAAATGGAACTGTGAATGCTAAATATTCAGAAATAAAAATTGGTGAAGTCGTAAAACTTGATTTGATTTCAGATTATACAGATGTTGTTATTCAAGAAAGTGGCGATGTTAAATATTTAAGTAAATATGGAACAATCAAAATCCAAAATGTGAATTCATTAGACGCAAGCGGAAATTATTTGACCATAAAAATTGGATCTGTTTTTAATCAATTGCGATTGAATACCAAATATAGCAATGTGGGTATTTCAAGTATAAATGCCAAGGCAAATAACATTGCAATTGTTGCCGGATTTAGCGGTATTTCAATTGGATATCAACCCAATTATTTCTTTGATTTTAATGTAAGTGTTAAATACGCCGATTTTAAATACGACAGTGATTTAGACATTTATTCGAAAGAAGATAACAATAATTCAAAAGTATACAGCGGTTTTAATAAGAAAAAAGGAATTAATAATTTATCTGTAATTTCAGATTACGGGAATGTAAGTTTAACGAAGAAACAATAATCAAAAACCCCCATAACAATGAAAAAATCAATTCAATTATTTATTTGTAGTGCGTTTTTTTTAACCACATTGGCCAATGCGCAATGGTCATCAAAAGATAGAATTAAAGGAAATGGACATGTGACTACCGAAGTTCGAAAAACAACAGATTATGAGGCTATAAAAGTCGGCGGGTTTTTTGATGTGGATTTGGTTTCGGGAAATGAAGGTACGATTACCTTGGAAGGAGAAGGAAATTTACTTTCTTACTTGAAAGTGGAAGTGGTTGAGAATACATTGAGAATCTACACCGAGAAAAATAGATATATCAGTCCTAGCAAAGGTAAAACCATCAAAATAACCGTTCCGTTTGAATCGATAAACCAAGTTTCACTTTCAGGTTCGGGAGATATAAGAACAAAAAATACGATAGAATCAGAAACTTTTGTTGCTAATTTATCGGGTTCCGGCGATTTGACTTTAGACCTAAAATCGAATCAAGTTGAAGTCAATCTTAGTGGTTCCGGAGATATTGTTATAACAGGAAATACTGATAATTTCAACAGTAAATTAGCCGGTTCAGGTGATATTGACGCATCTGAATTGAATGCTAAAAATGTTGATGTTACCGTTGCTGGCTCAGGAGATAGTAAAGTAAATTGTACCGAAAGTCTCAAAGCAAGAGTTTCTGGTTCTGGTGATATTAAATACAAAGGAAATCCAAAGGAAAAAGATACTAAAGTAAATGGCTCAGGAGAAATTTCGAAAGGGTAATTATTTTGATTAGTTGTTATTCAAGGTGTTTTATGAATGTAAAACACCTTTTTTTGCACTCTTTTTAGCAAAATGACTCCAGTAACAAAGAAAATACACAAAAATACAATTGCAAATCGGGCACTTCCCGTCAGTTGATTGATAATTCCGTAGAGACTCATTCCTATAACGATTCCAATTTTTTCGGTCACATCATAAAAACTAAAAAAGGAAGCTGTGTCTACCGTTTTAGGAAGCATTTTGGAGTACGTTGATCTAGAAAGTGATTGAATTCCTCCCATCACTAATCCAACAAAACCCGCGATTGTATAGAATTCAAATGGTGTTGTGATGAAATATGCAAACACACATAAAGTCGCCCAAAAACAATTCAGAACAATTAATGTGTTTATGTTTCCATACTTTTCTGAAGCTTTAGAAGTCAATGTAGCCCCAATGATTGCTACGATTTGAATTAATAAAATACTTATAATTAATCCCATAGTCTTTTCAGAATCAGAACTCCAAATTATTTCTTGTTCTCCAAAATAAGTAGCAATAATCATTACCGTTTGAACGGCCATTCCGTATACAAAAAAGCTAAATAAAAACCTTTTTAGAACTATATTGTGTTCTAATAATTTCCAAACATTGTTGAGCTCCTTAAATCCGTTGAAGATTACTGCTTTCGTTACTTTATGTCCTTTGTTTCCTTTTGGCAAATAGAAATAGGTGTATTGACTAAAAACAATCCACCAAATTCCAACCATTACAAACGAATAGCGCATCGCTTTGATACTAGCTTCTCCTTCTGAACCGGTAATACCAAAAAAGTCAGGTTTCATTATCATAGCAAGATTGATAATCAATAGAATAACGCTTCCTACATAACCAAAAGAATACCCTCTTGCACTAACTTTATCTTGTTGCTCTGCAAATGCAATATCAGGTAAATACGAATTGTAAAATACCAAACTTGCCCAAAAACCAACTAATCCGAAGAAATAAAAAATTAAACTTAAATATATATTTTCTAAACTAAACCAATACAACCCAATACAAGAAAGCGATCCTACATAACAAAAGAATTTCATGAATATTCTTTTGTTACCAATATAATCTGCTATTCCGGATAATAATGGGGAGATTAAGGCAACCAATAAAAAAGCTGCTGCGGTAACAAAACTAATTAATGAAGTGCTGGTAAGTTCTGTTCCAAAAATTTCTAAAGAAGTAGCCCCTTTGATTTTGAATAATGCACCATAAAAAATAGGGAATATTGCTGAAGCAATGACTAAGCTGTAAACTGAATTTGCCCAATCATAAAAAGCCCAAGCATTCAATAATTTTGCACTTCCCTTTGGTAAATCTGCCATATTTAAATTTTTTACGAATTTATTTATTTCTAAACAGTAAATGTAAAAAAAATCATAAATAATGAAAATTTAATCTTTCTTTAAACTAAAAAAGCCAATTCAATTGAATTGGCTTTTTATTCTATGTATTCCCTTTTTATTTGAAAACAACTCCAAATTTTGCAGCCGTTGCTTTTGCTTCGGGAACTAAAGCTTTAAGATTTGCAATTCTGGTTGCATCAGAAGGGTGTGTACTCAAAAACTCTGGTTGTGCTTGACCTGCTGATTGCGCTGCCATTCGTTGCCAAAAAACAATTGCCTGATCCGGATTGTATCCTGCAATAGCCATCAATGTAAGTCCAATTTTATCAGCTTCACTTTCATGACTTCTGCTAAATGGAAGCATCACTCCTACTTGTGAACCCACACCATAATATTGTTGCCACATTTGCTGTTTTTCACTGCTTTGATTTCCGGTTGCAAGAGAAACTCCTACAGCTCCTATTTGTTGTAACTGTGAGGCACTCATTCGTTGTGCTCCGTGATTTGCCAATGCATGAGAAACTTCATGGCCCATAACTGTTGCTAAACCAGCGTCGTCTTTAGTCACAGGTAAAATCCCAGAATAGACAACAATTTTTCCTCCTGGCATACACCAAGCATTAATTTCCTTACTGTCTATTAATTTATACTCCCATCGATAGTCTTTCAAATATTCAGATTGACCTATCGAAGTCAGGTATTTTTCTGCGGCTAATCTGATTTTGATACCTACATTTTCTACTCTTTTTGCATCGGCAGTTCCTGAAATAACTTTGTTTTCTTTCAAGAAAGTACCATATTGCTGAAAAGAGGATGGAAATAATTCACTATTTGATACAAAATTTAGACTTTTTTTACCTGTTAATGGGTTGGTTGCACAAGAAAAAAAGAGTCCTATTGTAACGATTGCAATTGCTACTGAATGCTTTTTCATAATTTAATTTTTAGAGATGGGACAAAAATAACAGTATAAAAATAATTCTGTTTATATAATTATGGTCAAAATTATCATTTTTTTTGTTTAGTTATACTCTGATGTGATACAATTCTCTGAACATCTGTAGTTGTAATCAACAGCCAAAAAAAAACCACTATCAAATTACTGTAATTTGATAGTGGTTTATACTATAACTCTTATTTGCTATGAAATCTTGAAAGCAATCATACTCAATGGAGACAAAAGTAATTCCGTTGAATAATCTCTTCCGTCATAAGGAGTGGCTTCAATAACTAAAGCTTTTGGATTTTGAACACCGCTACCGCCATAAATAAGTTTATCACTGTTGAAAATCTCGGTTAATTTACCTTTTTTAGGTAAACCAATTCTATAATTTTTTCGCACAACTTGAGTAAAATTACATACAACAATTACATCGTCTTTTGGTTTATTTCCTTTTCTTATAAAAGTCATCACTGCATTTTGATGATCGGAATAATTAATCCATTCAAAACCTTCCTGACTAAATTGTTTTTCATACAAAGCCGGTTCGGTTTTATACAATTCATTCAAGTCTGTAATTAATTTTCTTACGCCTTCATGAAATGGATATTGCAACAAATGCCAATCTAAACTTCCTTCAAAATTCCATTCGCTGCTTTGTCCGAATTCACTACCCATAAATAACAGTTTTGTTCCAGGATGTGTAAACATATAACTGTATAATAAACGTAAATTGGCAAATTTTTGCCATTCATCTCCTGGCATTCTTCCGGCAATAGATTTTTTACCATATACTACTTCATCATGTGAAAGCGGCAACATAAAATTTTCAGAAAAAGCATAGGTCATTGAAAAAGTCAAATCATTCTGATGGTATTTTCTATACACGGTTTCTTTTTGAAAATACTCTAATGTGTCGTGCATCCAGCCCATCATCCATTTCATTCCAAATCCTAAACCACCTGAAAATGTTGGTCTTGAAACCATTGGAAAAGAAGTGCTTTCCTCAGCAATAGTTTGTACACCTTCATAATTATGATATACGGCTTCATTAAAATCTTTCAGGAAACTTATCGTATCGAGATTTTCTCTTCCACCAAAAATATTGGGTTCCCATTCTCCATCTTTTCTGGAATAATCTAAATATAACATCGAAGCTACAG
This region of Flavobacterium lacustre genomic DNA includes:
- the lon gene encoding endopeptidase La → MSNHKILTIDNLSLQEFDSEAELIPLLTPEDEEEMNNEELPDSLPILPLRNTVLFPGVVIPISAGRDKSIKLINDANAAGKVIGVVSQINEEDEDPSKDDINKIGTVARILRVLKMPDGNVTVILQGKKRFEIAEVVSEEPYITATIKEVSEKRPKKNDTEFNAIIDSLKELAIKIIQESPNIPSEATFAIKNIESKSFLINFVSSNMNLTVKEKQDLLTINGLKERALETLRFMNVEFQKLELKNDIQSKVRFDLDQQQREYFLHQQMKTIQEELGGVSQEEEMDEMSQKAKTKKWDEKTKTHFEKELSKMRRMNPQAPDFGIQRNYLELFLELPWGEYSKDNFDLKHAQKVLDKDHFGLEDVKKRMIEHLAVLKLRNDMKSPIICLTGPPGVGKTSIGRSVAEALGREYVRISLGGLRDEAEIRGHRKTYIGAMPGRIIQSLKKAGTSNPVFVLDEIDKLSSSNSGDPSSALLEVLDPEQNNAFYDNFLEMGYDLSKVMFIATSNNMAAIQPALKDRMEIIKMSGYTIEEKVEIARKHLFSKQLAAHGLTSKDLTIGKKQLEKIVEGYTRESGVRGLENKIAQIIRNAAKSVAMEEPYNKKVTDEDIINVLGVPRLERDKYENNDVAGVVTGLAWTSVGGDILFIESLISPGKGAMTITGNLGTVMKESATIALEYIKANAELLGLNPDILSKYNIHLHVPEGATPKDGPSAGIAMLTSLVSLLTQKRVKKNLAMTGEITLRGKVLPVGGIKEKILAAKRANIKEIILCHENKSDIDEIKAEYLEGLTFHYVKEMSEVLKIALTTQKVKNAKDLA
- a CDS encoding anti-sigma factor; translated protein: MIHENEKLDKLFEKFDSQWDVQEPDNKHEIRFLDKLNSKTKKKSKRNYFISMAIAASIVVLLSISFFYNSNAESSELKFASKETKQTDSIFTVLIEKELEKIKEKKSPENEKIIADALKQMRTLDSDYQKIIMELETNGESKQIIYAMISNLQTRISFLQNVLQHIEDNENRKIISDEKTM
- a CDS encoding MFS transporter; its protein translation is MADLPKGSAKLLNAWAFYDWANSVYSLVIASAIFPIFYGALFKIKGATSLEIFGTELTSTSLISFVTAAAFLLVALISPLLSGIADYIGNKRIFMKFFCYVGSLSCIGLYWFSLENIYLSLIFYFFGLVGFWASLVFYNSYLPDIAFAEQQDKVSARGYSFGYVGSVILLIINLAMIMKPDFFGITGSEGEASIKAMRYSFVMVGIWWIVFSQYTYFYLPKGNKGHKVTKAVIFNGFKELNNVWKLLEHNIVLKRFLFSFFVYGMAVQTVMIIATYFGEQEIIWSSDSEKTMGLIISILLIQIVAIIGATLTSKASEKYGNINTLIVLNCFWATLCVFAYFITTPFEFYTIAGFVGLVMGGIQSLSRSTYSKMLPKTVDTASFFSFYDVTEKIGIVIGMSLYGIINQLTGSARFAIVFLCIFFVTGVILLKRVQKKVFYIHKTP
- a CDS encoding M48 family metallopeptidase, which encodes MKKHSVAIAIVTIGLFFSCATNPLTGKKSLNFVSNSELFPSSFQQYGTFLKENKVISGTADAKRVENVGIKIRLAAEKYLTSIGQSEYLKDYRWEYKLIDSKEINAWCMPGGKIVVYSGILPVTKDDAGLATVMGHEVSHALANHGAQRMSASQLQQIGAVGVSLATGNQSSEKQQMWQQYYGVGSQVGVMLPFSRSHESEADKIGLTLMAIAGYNPDQAIVFWQRMAAQSAGQAQPEFLSTHPSDATRIANLKALVPEAKATAAKFGVVFK
- a CDS encoding RNA polymerase sigma factor, translating into MSLSNQNIEELILLCKQKNQQAQFEVYNRYCKAMYNVAYRIVKDVHFAEDVMQEGFLKAFTKIEDYKQEVAFGAWLKRIIVNCSIDFYKKNNQFQPEELEKTLSKVVETTSDFTENLNFNDLKIKQVLDTIQSLKDNYRMVLTLFFIEGYDQEEISEILNISYANCRTTLSRAKDSLRKKLLEI
- a CDS encoding head GIN domain-containing protein codes for the protein MKKSIQLFICSAFFLTTLANAQWSSKDRIKGNGHVTTEVRKTTDYEAIKVGGFFDVDLVSGNEGTITLEGEGNLLSYLKVEVVENTLRIYTEKNRYISPSKGKTIKITVPFESINQVSLSGSGDIRTKNTIESETFVANLSGSGDLTLDLKSNQVEVNLSGSGDIVITGNTDNFNSKLAGSGDIDASELNAKNVDVTVAGSGDSKVNCTESLKARVSGSGDIKYKGNPKEKDTKVNGSGEISKG
- the cmk gene encoding (d)CMP kinase, with the translated sequence MSKKITIAIDGFSSTGKSTLAKQLAKKLGYVYVDTGAMYRAVALFAMQNGYISLDFFDKETLINSLPFIKLEFKFNPDLGFAEMYLNETNVETEIRTIEVSNFVSKVAEISEVRAKLVEQQQKMGKNKGIVMDGRDIGTVVFPDAELKIFMTAGADTRAQRRFDELQEKGDPVTYEEVLKNVEERDYIDTNREDSPLVMADDAIEIDNSYLTKQEQFDAVLELVNDVTNPL
- the porQ gene encoding type IX secretion system protein PorQ, with amino-acid sequence MLKKLLFVFLFFFCSVSYSQIGGKYTYQFLNLITSPRQAALGGKTITIYDDDVNQAHFNPATINADMDNHLALNYGSYFKEVTYGTASYAYTYDRHLQTFQAGVNYVNYGNFDGYDENGQATSSFSGSEIALSLGYSYNIPNTDIHIGANAKLISSNLESYSSLGGAIDIGALFIDERNDVNWGLVIRNIGTQFTTYSGTNEKLPLEIIAGVSQELENVPIRWHLTLENLQQWNIAFSNPVRAENSIDGNTDEEKISFVNNALRHVIFGAELFPKKAFNLRVGYNFRRAEELKILEQRNFSGVSLGFGLKLNKLKFNYSYSRYTLAGNTSLFGLTINFQE
- a CDS encoding nucleoside permease, translating into MGIKNRLVIMNFLQFFIWGSWLLTIGAYWFNNKNWSGTEFGIIFSTMGISSVFMPALTGIISDRFINAEKLYGLLHFLGAIALFYLPQVDNPTTFFWVMLVNMFFYMPTISLSITVAYNALKAKDMDVVKDYPPIRIWGTIGFIVALWVVSLTHNETSANQFYIAGVVAFLLGVYAFTLPKCPPMCKGEKSASFTKALGLNAFELFKQRKFAIFFVFSMLLGAALQLTNAYGDTYIHDFANVDIYKDTIAVRYPAIIMSISQVSETLFILAIPFFLRKFGIKYVMLFSMLAWVLRFGLFAFGNPSDGLWMIIMSCIVYGMAFDFFNISGSLFVETQTDSKIRGSAQGMFMMMVNGFGALIGSFASGYIIQQYFTLTDGSKDWFGIWITFASYALVLALIFPFVFKYKHDPKVLGELTH